One region of Carya illinoinensis cultivar Pawnee chromosome 8, C.illinoinensisPawnee_v1, whole genome shotgun sequence genomic DNA includes:
- the LOC122317848 gene encoding cullin-1-like isoform X2, which produces MRQVVMLDEGLRILEEGIVKAKNILIGHPPKALFSSEDYMKFYNCVYTMCSQRPPYDYSGELYERYKTALEESIVSVVLPSLNDKHDACLLADLLQIWTNYKVWSKLYGNFLDAAISLINQDRNGKQVQQDLLKDVLIFSTFFAEIGEQKIEYYEMFEQIMLKEAASYYAQLASELLCCRSYTDYIQTVAWLLIQERERSVRYLQQGSVEKLLEIVKRKLMDETAQLLVEKQKAESHDTATYQDLLSKCAGMSLGGESSVSPLTQCPFLQ; this is translated from the exons ATGAGGCAGGTTGTAATGCTGGATGAGGGGTTGAGGATTCTGGAAGAAGGGATTGTGAAGGCAAAGAATATTCTAATTGGACACCCACCCAAGGCATTGTTCTCCAGCGAAGACTATATGAAGTTCTATAA CTGCGTTTATACCATGTGTTCTCAGAGACCACCTTATGACTATTCAGGGGAGCTTTatgaaagatacaaaaccgCTTTGGAAGAGAGCATTGTTTCAGTG GTgctgccatctctaaatgacaaGCATGATGCCTGTTTACTCGCAGACCTTCTGCAAATATGGACAAATTACAAG GTCTGGAGTAAGCTGTATGGCAACTTTCTAGATGCTGCTATTTCCCTG ATCAATCAGGATCGGAATGGGAAACAGGTTCAACAAGATTTGCTAAAAGATGTCTTGATTTTTTCGACTTTCTTTGCGGAAATTGGAGAGCAAAAGATAGAATACTATGAAATGTTTGAGCAAATCATGCTTAAAGAAGCAGCCAGTTACTATGCTCAATTAGCTTCAGAGTTGCTTTGCTGCAGATCATATACAGATTACATTCAAACG GTTGCATGGTTATTAAtacaagagagagaaagatcTGTCCGGTACTTGCAGCAGGGTTCTGTAGAGAAGTTACTTGAG ATTGTAAAACGGAAATTGATGGATGAAACTGCACAGTTATTAGTTGAAAAGCAAAAGGCTGAGAGCCATGACACAGCAACTTATCAG GATCTACtgtcaaaatgtgctggcatgaGCCTTGGAGGGGAAAGTTCTGTGTCACCGTTGACTCAATGTCCCTTTCTACAGTAA
- the LOC122317848 gene encoding cullin-1-like isoform X1, which translates to MRQVVMLDEGLRILEEGIVKAKNILIGHPPKALFSSEDYMKFYNCVYTMCSQRPPYDYSGELYERYKTALEESIVSVVLPSLNDKHDACLLADLLQIWTNYKVMTKCLSGFFLYLDHHFVVRRNFPSLNDLATISFHNLVWSKLYGNFLDAAISLINQDRNGKQVQQDLLKDVLIFSTFFAEIGEQKIEYYEMFEQIMLKEAASYYAQLASELLCCRSYTDYIQTVAWLLIQERERSVRYLQQGSVEKLLEIVKRKLMDETAQLLVEKQKAESHDTATYQDLLSKCAGMSLGGESSVSPLTQCPFLQ; encoded by the exons ATGAGGCAGGTTGTAATGCTGGATGAGGGGTTGAGGATTCTGGAAGAAGGGATTGTGAAGGCAAAGAATATTCTAATTGGACACCCACCCAAGGCATTGTTCTCCAGCGAAGACTATATGAAGTTCTATAA CTGCGTTTATACCATGTGTTCTCAGAGACCACCTTATGACTATTCAGGGGAGCTTTatgaaagatacaaaaccgCTTTGGAAGAGAGCATTGTTTCAGTG GTgctgccatctctaaatgacaaGCATGATGCCTGTTTACTCGCAGACCTTCTGCAAATATGGACAAATTACAAGGTGATGACGAAGTGTTTATCTGGATTCTTTCTGTACCTTGATCATCACTTTGTTGTTAGAAGAAACTTTCCATCACTAAATGATCTTGCAACTATTTCCTTCCACAATCTG GTCTGGAGTAAGCTGTATGGCAACTTTCTAGATGCTGCTATTTCCCTG ATCAATCAGGATCGGAATGGGAAACAGGTTCAACAAGATTTGCTAAAAGATGTCTTGATTTTTTCGACTTTCTTTGCGGAAATTGGAGAGCAAAAGATAGAATACTATGAAATGTTTGAGCAAATCATGCTTAAAGAAGCAGCCAGTTACTATGCTCAATTAGCTTCAGAGTTGCTTTGCTGCAGATCATATACAGATTACATTCAAACG GTTGCATGGTTATTAAtacaagagagagaaagatcTGTCCGGTACTTGCAGCAGGGTTCTGTAGAGAAGTTACTTGAG ATTGTAAAACGGAAATTGATGGATGAAACTGCACAGTTATTAGTTGAAAAGCAAAAGGCTGAGAGCCATGACACAGCAACTTATCAG GATCTACtgtcaaaatgtgctggcatgaGCCTTGGAGGGGAAAGTTCTGTGTCACCGTTGACTCAATGTCCCTTTCTACAGTAA
- the LOC122317848 gene encoding cullin-1-like isoform X3, which produces MTSISRELYERYKTALEESIVSVVLPSLNDKHDACLLADLLQIWTNYKVMTKCLSGFFLYLDHHFVVRRNFPSLNDLATISFHNLVWSKLYGNFLDAAISLINQDRNGKQVQQDLLKDVLIFSTFFAEIGEQKIEYYEMFEQIMLKEAASYYAQLASELLCCRSYTDYIQTVAWLLIQERERSVRYLQQGSVEKLLEIVKRKLMDETAQLLVEKQKAESHDTATYQDLLSKCAGMSLGGESSVSPLTQCPFLQ; this is translated from the exons ATGACTTCAATATCTA GGGAGCTTTatgaaagatacaaaaccgCTTTGGAAGAGAGCATTGTTTCAGTG GTgctgccatctctaaatgacaaGCATGATGCCTGTTTACTCGCAGACCTTCTGCAAATATGGACAAATTACAAGGTGATGACGAAGTGTTTATCTGGATTCTTTCTGTACCTTGATCATCACTTTGTTGTTAGAAGAAACTTTCCATCACTAAATGATCTTGCAACTATTTCCTTCCACAATCTG GTCTGGAGTAAGCTGTATGGCAACTTTCTAGATGCTGCTATTTCCCTG ATCAATCAGGATCGGAATGGGAAACAGGTTCAACAAGATTTGCTAAAAGATGTCTTGATTTTTTCGACTTTCTTTGCGGAAATTGGAGAGCAAAAGATAGAATACTATGAAATGTTTGAGCAAATCATGCTTAAAGAAGCAGCCAGTTACTATGCTCAATTAGCTTCAGAGTTGCTTTGCTGCAGATCATATACAGATTACATTCAAACG GTTGCATGGTTATTAAtacaagagagagaaagatcTGTCCGGTACTTGCAGCAGGGTTCTGTAGAGAAGTTACTTGAG ATTGTAAAACGGAAATTGATGGATGAAACTGCACAGTTATTAGTTGAAAAGCAAAAGGCTGAGAGCCATGACACAGCAACTTATCAG GATCTACtgtcaaaatgtgctggcatgaGCCTTGGAGGGGAAAGTTCTGTGTCACCGTTGACTCAATGTCCCTTTCTACAGTAA